From a single Mesorhizobium shangrilense genomic region:
- a CDS encoding ABC transporter ATP-binding protein, protein MNTQASSSATERGKSFAHVAEASWGKGLSTLLRIVRMTLRHPWQVAITLVSTFIAATLQLFIPRLLGRAIDQAQGVMAAGAGAAAQQALWNTALTLLVVSILRGLFTMAQNYYGEAVGHRTGYELRLAFYEKIQRLSFSYHDKVHTGDLITLGLLDLDGVRMFFSTGILRVVLLGVLIGVGAYLLISTDLVLGLLSLSFVPFVAWRSSVTQLKLRSTWLTLQQRLSVLSRVMDENLGGIRVVRAFAAQRHELEKFDRAKQDALDLANERVDIRVGNTGAMNFSFLAAMGLVLWFGGQKVIAGQISVGTLAQFLTFMTILQMPVRQLGLMVNSFARASTCGTRLFELLDAELDIKDAPDAKDLVVTEGVLRFDNVGFRYESAGDRPTLSGISFEAKPGETIGIVGPPGSGKSTIAHLIPRFYDVTSGAITIDGQDIREVTLQSLRKTVGVVQQDAFLFTTSIENNIAYGNPWARETRIGQAAEYAQLHNYIIGLPAGYTTVVGERGASLSGGQRQRLTIARSLMLRPSVLVFDDSTAAIDAGTEQRIRAAMKRFARDRVTLIISHRLSSLMHADQILFVEGGRIVERGTHEELLALGGRYRALYDLQLRPDDDRAVGAA, encoded by the coding sequence TTGAATACGCAAGCAAGCAGCAGCGCGACGGAGCGCGGCAAATCGTTTGCCCATGTGGCGGAAGCCTCCTGGGGCAAGGGCCTCAGCACCTTGCTGCGTATCGTGCGCATGACGCTGCGCCATCCCTGGCAAGTCGCGATCACTCTCGTCTCGACCTTCATCGCCGCAACGCTGCAGCTTTTCATTCCACGCCTGCTGGGACGCGCCATCGACCAGGCGCAAGGCGTGATGGCCGCAGGTGCCGGTGCGGCGGCGCAGCAGGCATTGTGGAACACGGCGTTGACGCTGCTCGTCGTCAGCATCCTGCGCGGTCTCTTCACCATGGCGCAAAACTATTATGGCGAAGCCGTCGGCCATCGGACCGGCTATGAACTGCGCCTGGCTTTCTACGAGAAGATCCAGCGCCTGAGCTTTTCCTACCACGACAAGGTCCATACCGGCGATCTCATCACGCTCGGGCTGCTCGATCTCGACGGCGTGCGCATGTTCTTTTCCACCGGCATTTTGCGCGTCGTGCTGCTTGGCGTGCTGATCGGTGTCGGCGCGTACCTGCTGATCAGCACCGATCTTGTGCTCGGTCTGCTCAGCCTGAGTTTCGTGCCGTTTGTCGCCTGGCGATCCTCGGTCACCCAGCTCAAGTTGCGCAGCACCTGGCTGACGTTGCAACAGCGACTGTCGGTGCTGAGCCGGGTGATGGATGAGAATCTCGGCGGCATCCGTGTGGTGCGTGCCTTCGCGGCGCAGCGCCACGAGCTCGAAAAGTTCGACCGCGCCAAGCAGGATGCGCTGGACCTTGCCAATGAGCGCGTCGACATCCGCGTCGGCAACACCGGCGCCATGAACTTCTCGTTCCTGGCGGCCATGGGCCTGGTGCTCTGGTTCGGCGGCCAGAAGGTGATTGCCGGTCAGATCAGCGTCGGCACGCTGGCCCAATTCCTCACCTTCATGACCATCCTGCAGATGCCGGTGCGCCAGCTCGGGCTGATGGTCAATTCGTTCGCGCGCGCCTCGACCTGCGGCACGCGGCTGTTCGAACTGCTCGACGCCGAACTCGACATCAAGGACGCGCCTGATGCGAAAGATCTCGTCGTCACCGAGGGCGTGCTGCGTTTCGACAATGTCGGCTTCCGCTATGAGAGCGCGGGCGACCGTCCGACCCTGTCCGGTATCTCCTTTGAGGCGAAGCCCGGCGAGACGATCGGCATAGTCGGCCCGCCTGGCAGCGGCAAGTCGACGATCGCGCATTTGATCCCGCGCTTCTACGACGTGACATCGGGTGCGATCACCATCGACGGCCAGGATATCCGTGAGGTCACGCTGCAATCGCTGCGCAAGACCGTCGGCGTCGTGCAGCAGGACGCGTTCCTGTTCACCACTTCGATCGAGAACAACATCGCCTATGGCAATCCCTGGGCGCGCGAGACCCGCATCGGGCAGGCAGCTGAATATGCCCAGTTGCACAATTACATTATCGGGCTTCCGGCCGGCTACACCACTGTGGTCGGTGAGCGCGGCGCTTCGCTTTCCGGTGGCCAGCGGCAGCGCCTGACCATTGCGCGCAGCCTGATGCTGCGGCCATCGGTTCTGGTCTTCGACGATTCCACCGCGGCCATCGATGCCGGCACCGAGCAGCGCATCCGGGCGGCGATGAAGCGTTTTGCCCGGGACCGCGTCACGCTCATCATCTCGCACCGGCTGAGTTCGCTGATGCATGCCGACCAGATCCTGTTCGTGGAGGGCGGCCGGATCGTCGAGCGCGGCACGCACGAAGAACTGCTGGCGCTCGGTGGACGCTATCGCGCGCTCTACGACCTGCAGCTTCGTCCGGACGACGATCGAGCCGTGGGAGCAGCGTGA
- a CDS encoding ABC transporter ATP-binding protein: protein MSTQSDDEKDDTSGRPTKAVVGSHRDEEEVFGKAYDPRIVRRIWSFVRPYQGKILISVAAVLVFTLTQLAIPLVIRYAIDHGMAAGRLDQSVMISAIGAFTVIILINYAASHVQESVVGKVAENVLSDLRRAMFSHLQRVSLSFMDKTEVGRLMSRLQGDVNSMQEFLETSVMSVGDIVLLFGIVSVLLWLDFRLGLLTLSTMPVLFIVRLFWLPRAKVAFMAAHETNSIANGALAEGIHGVRTVQSLERQHVNFDLYDEKVLANLNAHLRSAKYAQVMVPIVDTLTGIAMATVIVVGGSMVLSHSLDVGVMVAFLFYIQRFFDPIRSLTMQYSVMQRAMASGQRISEVLDVPVDVSDKENAVALSRDMDGSVEFRNVTFGYRQNLPVLKNISFRVNPGETVALVGPTGSGKSSSMALVHRFYDVWSGEVLVGGHDVRDLTQDSLGDQVAMVLQEPFLFSGSVLENIRYHKTSASREEVVRAAQAVGAHDFIEQLPNGYDTELEQRGGNLSLGQRQLISFARALVADAKILVLDEATASIDSYTEMLIQKALIKLLEGRTGLVIAHRLATIRGADRIIVLQNGEIVESGNHEQLMERKGLYARLYNMNYASFDDIAEGEMELEAAVGKAT, encoded by the coding sequence ATGTCGACACAAAGCGACGACGAGAAAGACGACACCAGCGGACGGCCGACAAAGGCTGTCGTCGGCTCGCATCGCGACGAGGAAGAGGTTTTTGGCAAAGCCTACGACCCGCGCATTGTCAGGCGTATCTGGAGTTTCGTGAGGCCGTATCAGGGCAAGATCCTGATCTCGGTCGCCGCGGTGCTGGTGTTCACGCTGACGCAGCTGGCGATCCCGCTGGTCATCCGCTACGCCATCGACCATGGCATGGCGGCGGGCAGGCTCGACCAGTCGGTGATGATCTCCGCGATCGGCGCCTTCACGGTGATCATCCTGATCAACTATGCCGCCAGCCATGTACAGGAAAGCGTCGTCGGCAAGGTGGCCGAGAATGTGCTGTCAGACCTGCGCCGCGCCATGTTCAGTCATCTGCAGCGGGTGTCGCTGAGCTTCATGGACAAGACCGAGGTCGGCCGGCTGATGTCGCGCCTGCAAGGTGATGTCAATTCGATGCAGGAGTTCCTCGAGACATCCGTCATGTCGGTGGGCGACATCGTGCTTTTGTTCGGCATCGTCAGTGTGTTGCTGTGGCTCGATTTCCGGCTTGGGCTGCTGACGCTGTCGACCATGCCGGTGCTGTTCATCGTGCGCCTGTTCTGGCTGCCACGCGCCAAGGTCGCCTTCATGGCCGCGCACGAAACCAACTCCATCGCCAACGGGGCGTTGGCCGAAGGCATCCATGGCGTGCGTACCGTGCAGAGCCTGGAGCGCCAGCATGTCAATTTCGACCTCTACGACGAGAAGGTGCTGGCCAACCTCAACGCCCATCTGCGGTCGGCGAAGTACGCACAGGTGATGGTGCCGATCGTCGACACGCTGACCGGCATTGCCATGGCGACAGTCATCGTTGTCGGCGGTTCGATGGTGCTCTCGCACAGCCTCGACGTCGGCGTCATGGTGGCGTTCCTGTTCTACATCCAGCGCTTCTTCGACCCGATCCGCTCGCTCACCATGCAGTACAGCGTGATGCAACGCGCCATGGCCTCGGGGCAGCGTATTTCCGAAGTGCTCGACGTGCCGGTGGATGTCAGCGACAAGGAAAACGCCGTGGCGCTGTCGCGCGACATGGATGGCTCGGTCGAGTTCAGGAATGTCACGTTCGGCTACCGGCAGAACCTGCCGGTGCTGAAGAACATCTCCTTTCGCGTCAATCCGGGCGAGACTGTCGCGCTGGTCGGCCCGACCGGATCGGGCAAGTCCAGTTCCATGGCGCTGGTGCACCGCTTCTACGATGTCTGGTCAGGTGAGGTTCTGGTCGGCGGGCACGATGTGCGTGACCTGACACAGGATTCGCTTGGCGACCAGGTGGCCATGGTCCTGCAGGAGCCGTTCCTGTTCTCCGGCTCGGTGCTGGAGAACATCCGCTACCACAAGACCTCGGCCAGCCGCGAAGAGGTGGTCCGCGCGGCACAGGCCGTCGGCGCGCACGACTTCATCGAGCAGCTGCCCAATGGCTACGACACCGAACTCGAACAGCGTGGCGGCAATCTCTCGCTCGGCCAGCGCCAGTTGATCAGCTTCGCGCGGGCGCTGGTGGCCGATGCCAAGATCCTTGTGCTCGACGAGGCCACGGCCAGCATCGATTCCTACACCGAGATGCTGATCCAGAAGGCGCTGATAAAACTGCTGGAAGGCCGCACCGGTCTCGTCATCGCTCACCGGCTGGCCACCATTCGCGGCGCCGACCGCATCATCGTCCTGCAGAATGGCGAGATCGTCGAAAGCGGCAACCACGAGCAATTGATGGAAAGAAAAGGCCTCTATGCCCGCCTCTACAACATGAACTACGCCTCGTTCGACGACATCGCGGAGGGCGAGATGGAACTGGAAGCGGCGGTCGGCAAGGCGACGTAA
- a CDS encoding M81 family metallopeptidase: protein MKLFIAGLDTETNTFSPIRTGHHAFVEGQIAHGDATTRPLNCCSSQLFVWRNAARDRGWNVVESLCAVAEPGGTTTRSVYEDFRGEILRDLKAAMPVDGVLLALHGACVAEGYDDVEGDLLAHVRALVGPDIPIGAELDLHCHLTDRMVENATMIAAYMEYPHTDIEERAGHLFELMVKVLAGEIHPVMALFDCRMIGTFRPHQQPLRGLVDRMKAQQGRDGILSVSFGHGFPWGDVADVGAKMLVVADRDANKAHQVAAAFGREIFALREALEPHHLSIDDALDRAMAIEGGPVVLADVSDNAGGGAPGDSTFIIRRVIERGIRGVASCLYWDPIAVRLCQAAGEGATLPLRIGGKIGAASGEPIDLNVTVRRIASGVTQRFGVVPLPIGDAAWVSADGIDLVINSVRTQTFHPECMTALGLDPATRKIVIVKSSNHFRAGFEPIARDILYVAAPGALQPNFRDLAYTKLQQPYWPKVAEPFAELAL from the coding sequence GTGAAGTTGTTCATTGCCGGGCTGGATACTGAAACCAACACGTTTTCTCCGATACGCACCGGCCATCACGCATTTGTCGAGGGACAGATCGCGCATGGCGATGCCACGACGAGGCCGCTGAATTGCTGTTCCTCGCAGCTTTTTGTCTGGCGCAATGCGGCGCGCGACCGCGGCTGGAATGTGGTTGAAAGCCTGTGCGCCGTGGCGGAGCCCGGCGGCACGACGACACGCTCTGTCTACGAGGATTTCCGCGGCGAGATCCTGCGCGACCTCAAGGCCGCCATGCCCGTCGACGGAGTACTTCTCGCCCTGCACGGCGCTTGCGTCGCCGAGGGCTATGACGATGTCGAAGGCGATCTTTTGGCCCATGTCCGGGCGCTGGTCGGACCCGATATTCCCATAGGCGCGGAACTCGACCTGCACTGCCATCTGACTGATCGCATGGTCGAAAACGCCACCATGATTGCGGCCTACATGGAATACCCTCACACCGATATCGAGGAACGCGCCGGCCATCTGTTCGAGCTGATGGTCAAGGTGCTGGCGGGAGAAATCCATCCGGTGATGGCGCTGTTCGATTGCCGCATGATCGGCACCTTCAGGCCTCATCAACAGCCCTTGCGCGGGCTGGTCGACCGGATGAAGGCGCAACAGGGTCGCGACGGCATTCTGTCGGTATCGTTCGGCCACGGTTTCCCGTGGGGCGATGTCGCCGATGTCGGCGCCAAGATGCTGGTCGTTGCTGATCGCGATGCCAACAAGGCGCACCAAGTCGCAGCGGCCTTTGGCCGGGAGATCTTCGCCCTGCGCGAAGCGCTCGAGCCTCATCACCTCAGCATCGACGACGCGCTTGATCGCGCCATGGCGATCGAGGGTGGCCCAGTCGTGCTGGCCGATGTCTCGGACAATGCGGGCGGCGGCGCTCCGGGCGACTCCACCTTCATCATTCGCCGGGTGATCGAGCGCGGCATACGCGGTGTCGCCAGTTGCCTGTACTGGGATCCGATCGCGGTGCGGCTGTGCCAGGCCGCCGGCGAAGGCGCGACGTTGCCGCTTCGGATCGGCGGCAAGATCGGGGCGGCATCGGGCGAACCGATCGACCTCAATGTCACCGTGCGCCGCATCGCTTCAGGCGTTACCCAACGCTTTGGCGTGGTGCCGCTGCCGATCGGCGACGCCGCCTGGGTCAGCGCCGACGGTATCGATCTGGTGATCAACAGCGTGCGCACGCAAACCTTTCATCCCGAATGCATGACCGCGCTCGGTCTTGATCCCGCCACCCGCAAGATCGTGATCGTCAAGTCGAGCAACCATTTCCGGGCCGGCTTCGAGCCGATCGCCAGAGACATTCTTTATGTTGCCGCGCCCGGAGCGCTGCAGCCCAATTTTCGCGATCTGGCATACACCAAGCTGCAACAGCCATACTGGCCGAAGGTCGCGGAACCATTCGCGGAATTGGCGCTGTAA